From the Elusimicrobiota bacterium genome, one window contains:
- a CDS encoding class I SAM-dependent methyltransferase, translated as MRTSRCPLCGGERRFHIEKFGRRIDACAACGTAGVEPLPSDAEIRAIYTLPYFQGDRSRYGYTDYAAESAQHARSFALRAALLEELLPRRGGPRRVLDIGCANGSFLAALGPGWEKHGIEVSEDFLRASPPPPEIRMFVGDALDFPEDRGPFDAVTLFDVLDHVPRPLAMLDKAVRLLRPGGVLVVQQGDRMSLFARLLGRRWHIYIPPTHLWYFTHSGLHRFLRERGLRVARDVFEPRWASLSLCLFRLSYILPSGLVDPFRRLLDDTALGRLSVRFNFRDVVTVYARKADA; from the coding sequence ATGAGGACGAGCCGCTGCCCGCTCTGCGGCGGCGAGCGCCGCTTCCACATCGAGAAGTTCGGCCGGCGCATCGACGCCTGCGCCGCCTGCGGGACGGCCGGCGTCGAGCCGCTGCCCTCCGACGCCGAGATCCGCGCCATCTACACCCTCCCCTACTTCCAGGGCGACCGCTCGCGCTACGGCTACACCGACTACGCGGCCGAGTCCGCCCAGCACGCACGGAGCTTCGCCCTGCGCGCCGCCCTGCTCGAAGAGCTGCTCCCGCGCCGCGGCGGCCCCCGCAGGGTCCTCGACATCGGCTGCGCGAACGGCTCCTTCCTCGCGGCGCTGGGCCCGGGCTGGGAGAAGCACGGCATCGAGGTCTCCGAGGACTTCCTGCGCGCGAGCCCGCCGCCGCCCGAGATCCGGATGTTCGTCGGCGACGCGCTCGACTTCCCCGAGGACCGCGGGCCCTTCGACGCCGTCACCCTCTTCGACGTGCTCGACCACGTGCCGCGCCCGCTCGCGATGCTCGACAAGGCCGTGCGCCTGCTGCGCCCCGGCGGGGTCCTCGTCGTCCAGCAGGGCGACCGCATGAGCCTCTTCGCCCGCCTCCTCGGCCGGCGCTGGCACATCTACATCCCCCCCACGCACCTCTGGTACTTCACCCATAGCGGCCTGCACCGCTTCCTCCGCGAGCGGGGTCTGCGCGTCGCGCGCGACGTCTTCGAGCCCCGCTGGGCCTCCCTCTCGCTCTGCCTCTTCCGCCTCAGCTACATCCTCCCCTCCGGGCTCGTCGACCCCTTCCGCCGCCTCCTCGACGACACCGCCCTCGGCCGGCTCTCCGTGCGCTTCAACTTCCGCGACGTGGTCACCGTCTACGCGCGCAAGGCGGACGCTTGA
- a CDS encoding glycosyltransferase family 39 protein: MRFWNRPLAQAALVSAAVLSLGLWGIGWLLPSRAHLAWTLPPGLDTPSFHAELQESWKRMHAALGENLMLASQEATSFQGLQSAPGGWTKPPAILLNPIRSFYLRSAHDDEQTFLLLFAKMKPRQLDFRPRMYLYGGGYLYPLGAWMGGSTLLGLGRLSRDLTDYFARPEGLAGLYLSGRLFSLAMMLFGALYLMALARRLGLTGSAPLLAGLVYALSPGVLVQAHVMKQHTLWPLGLLACFHACLLLLEEGRMRRWAAAGAAAGLAAGTFSVAVYAGLLPAAAAVLRLRRGERWSGELKGLLLAAGAAAAAFFAVNPYWLADLPGVRAELAVQAGYSTLSPAALARFLAVPMRLALTWPFELAAFAGAWLALRAADDRRRLLGAAFLLSLLPALYTAASVQSRGIRYVLASVAFGALLCALSWERLRAARAQTARVLAGAALLHLALSAANVCANFAAADGPASTHRRAGLWLEEHVRPGESVGLWELPRPANSPYFRLDRFPLVFLDYRDAEKLPPSALPDWIVVPQMQVFRRPEALAVLKSYGKAADFEPAPLLPWLGIHPTATTANPSFTVYRRQGRAS; encoded by the coding sequence TTGAGGTTCTGGAACCGTCCCCTCGCGCAGGCCGCGCTCGTGAGCGCCGCGGTCCTCTCTCTCGGCCTCTGGGGCATCGGCTGGCTCCTCCCCTCTCGCGCGCACCTGGCCTGGACCCTGCCGCCGGGCCTCGACACGCCCTCCTTCCACGCCGAGCTCCAAGAGAGCTGGAAGCGCATGCACGCGGCCCTCGGCGAGAACCTCATGCTGGCCTCGCAGGAGGCCACGAGCTTCCAGGGCCTGCAGAGCGCGCCGGGCGGCTGGACGAAGCCGCCGGCGATCCTCCTGAACCCCATCCGCTCCTTCTACCTGCGCTCCGCCCACGACGACGAGCAGACCTTCCTCCTCCTCTTCGCGAAGATGAAGCCCCGGCAGCTCGACTTCCGGCCGCGCATGTACCTCTACGGCGGAGGCTACCTCTATCCGCTCGGCGCCTGGATGGGCGGCTCGACGCTGCTCGGCCTGGGCCGGCTCTCGCGCGACCTCACCGACTACTTCGCGCGCCCCGAGGGGCTCGCGGGACTCTATCTCTCCGGCCGGCTCTTCTCGCTGGCGATGATGCTCTTCGGAGCCCTCTACCTCATGGCGCTGGCCCGGCGGCTCGGGCTCACCGGCTCCGCTCCGCTGCTCGCGGGGCTCGTCTACGCGCTCTCGCCGGGGGTCCTCGTCCAGGCGCACGTCATGAAGCAGCACACGCTCTGGCCGCTCGGCCTCCTCGCCTGCTTCCACGCCTGCCTGCTCCTCCTCGAGGAAGGCCGGATGCGGCGCTGGGCCGCGGCGGGCGCCGCGGCGGGCCTCGCGGCGGGGACCTTCTCGGTGGCCGTCTACGCCGGGCTCCTCCCCGCGGCCGCCGCCGTCCTGCGCCTGCGCCGGGGAGAGCGGTGGAGCGGCGAACTCAAGGGCCTCCTCCTGGCGGCCGGCGCGGCCGCCGCCGCCTTCTTCGCCGTGAACCCCTACTGGCTCGCCGACCTCCCCGGGGTGCGCGCAGAACTCGCGGTGCAGGCGGGCTACTCCACGCTCTCTCCCGCCGCGCTCGCGCGCTTCCTCGCGGTCCCCATGCGCCTGGCGCTCACCTGGCCCTTCGAGCTCGCCGCCTTCGCGGGCGCGTGGCTCGCCCTGCGCGCGGCCGACGACCGCCGCCGCCTGCTCGGCGCGGCCTTCCTGCTCTCCCTGCTCCCCGCCCTCTACACCGCCGCGTCCGTGCAGAGCCGCGGCATCCGCTACGTCCTCGCCTCCGTCGCCTTCGGCGCGCTCCTCTGCGCGCTCTCATGGGAGCGTCTGCGTGCCGCGCGCGCGCAGACCGCGCGCGTCCTGGCCGGCGCCGCGCTCCTGCACCTCGCGCTGAGCGCGGCCAACGTCTGCGCGAACTTCGCCGCGGCCGACGGGCCCGCCTCGACGCATCGTCGCGCGGGACTCTGGCTCGAGGAGCACGTGCGGCCCGGGGAGAGCGTAGGTCTCTGGGAGCTGCCGCGGCCGGCGAACTCCCCCTACTTCCGGCTCGACCGCTTCCCCCTCGTCTTCCTCGACTACCGCGACGCGGAGAAGCTCCCGCCCTCCGCCCTGCCCGACTGGATCGTCGTGCCGCAGATGCAGGTCTTCCGCCGACCCGAGGCGCTCGCCGTCCTGAAGTCCTATGGGAAGGCGGCGGACTTCGAGCCCGCGCCCCTGCTGCCCTGGCTGGGCATCCATCCGACCGCGACGACGGCGAACCCTTCCTTCACGGTCTACCGCCGACAGGGGAGGGCGTCATGA
- a CDS encoding methyltransferase domain-containing protein: MSAEPHLLPAGHLAQLDRLARTYWWHVHRARTTLMLARRFGAPSRGRYVDLGCGPGASTAVLAQGLLAAGLRGPEAPVGVDVDARLAEPCRRNGVDFIRGDLERGEIPGCPQGIGVFTLLDVLEHLREPENVLLGLRPHLAPGALGLITVPAYPGLYSAWDERLGHLRRYTRPELAELFDGAGYQTLWTSHLFSFALPPAWVSRRLLGGGGAGAEFPEVPGWLDGTLKSLGALERAWLGILPAPFGTSIAAVVRVTG; encoded by the coding sequence ATGAGCGCCGAACCGCACCTGCTTCCGGCTGGACACCTCGCGCAGCTCGACCGTCTGGCGCGCACCTACTGGTGGCACGTCCACCGCGCGCGCACGACGCTCATGCTCGCCCGCCGCTTCGGCGCGCCCTCGCGCGGGCGCTACGTCGATCTGGGCTGCGGCCCGGGCGCGAGCACCGCGGTGCTCGCGCAGGGCCTCCTCGCGGCGGGGCTGCGCGGACCCGAGGCGCCCGTGGGCGTGGACGTCGACGCGCGCCTCGCCGAACCGTGCCGCCGCAACGGCGTCGACTTCATCCGCGGGGACCTCGAGCGCGGCGAGATCCCGGGCTGCCCGCAGGGGATCGGCGTCTTCACCCTGCTCGACGTCCTCGAGCATCTGCGCGAGCCGGAGAACGTCCTGCTCGGCCTGCGCCCCCACCTCGCCCCCGGCGCGCTGGGGCTCATCACCGTGCCGGCGTATCCCGGGCTCTACTCGGCCTGGGACGAGCGCCTCGGACACCTGCGGCGCTACACGCGCCCGGAGCTGGCGGAGCTCTTCGACGGCGCCGGCTACCAGACGCTGTGGACGAGCCACCTTTTCTCCTTCGCTCTGCCGCCGGCCTGGGTCTCGCGCCGCCTGCTCGGCGGCGGGGGCGCCGGCGCGGAGTTCCCCGAGGTCCCGGGCTGGCTCGACGGGACGCTCAAGAGCCTCGGGGCGCTCGAGCGGGCCTGGCTGGGCATCCTGCCCGCGCCCTTCGGGACGTCGATCGCGGCCGTCGTCCGCGTGACGGGATGA